Sequence from the Cucumis sativus cultivar 9930 chromosome 1, Cucumber_9930_V3, whole genome shotgun sequence genome:
GACTAAGTTGCCTCAAACATAAGAGCAATATCCTGGGTTATTAAATTACCGATTGACCTAAAACTTTATGTTGATGGGCGAAGGAAAATTAAGAAGACCCAACAAGCggaaactaattttaatttgagaggAAATAACACTGTGTGGGCTTGAGCTCATGACTAGAGACGTCCACGGGGGTGGGGTGGGGCAGGGGATGCCATTCCCTGTCCCCATCCCCATGAAATTCCTCTCGGGGAATTTGTAGGGATCGGGTTTCCCTCAGGAAAATTTCCCCCTTTTGTTTAAAGAaaccaattaatttaaatcactAGTGTAGGaaaattctaattaaataattaatctatCACTAAGTTGCTTATTATCGTTAGTCTTATattacaatttgaattttaaagacAAATTAGTCAAATTTTGGCCTAAGAaacaaatcaacttttttgtagaaataaataaacataaagcAATTTGTGGTTTGTGGTTTGTTGGGTGTGTGTTGTGCTATGGGATATTTGGGGGTAGAAGAACAATAGAATTTTCAAACGTATGGATGGGGAACTCTGTTGAGGTTTGATTCTTGttgaaatttcatttgttaCTTTGGGCTTCGgttatgaagtttttttttgtaattattctctCAAAGTTGGAATTCATTCCTTTAGAAGGGGTGTTATGGTGGGCCTTTGTTTTCCCTTTTATGTCTTGTAtcatttcatgttttcaatgcAAGCCGTTTATTCtatcaaaaaaattgaaaaatgaacgCTGCCGGAAAATTACAGTCAAGGTGTCcaaacttgttttcttttacctcAGCTTCTGTGCACTTTGAACATTGAGcaaataaacattcttagAATCATTAAAATGAACCAAGAGTCAAGACCCTCTGTATTAATATGATAAAAGCATTCATTTGGGGTTATGGCTAAAGGAACAGAAGATCGGGGATCTATCTTAAATTTGGCTAAATTTTATGCTACCCAGCATGGATtccccaattttttttttttttttttttttgtaattatgatCTCTTTGTAATTGATTAAattgagtatttttttaaaataaagaaagtaaaattaataattatgcacaATACATTTATTAGTTAGTTTGTATCCTCTGATGAGGTGAACATGTCAACCATGAATTTTGATGTATTGTGCTGATTCTGTTTGATGGCTGGTTTCATTACACACTTTGAGGGGCTTGCTTAGGGGAGGGTTCAAATTGGTTTTTGCAAGTTCCATTTCTTCTTAGTTATATTTGTCTTCAATAATCGTTGGTCCTGCTAATGTTGTTCTATTTGTGATCTGTAGGTGATATACATGGGCAATATTCTGATCTATTAAGGCTTTTCGAATATGGTGGGTTACCTCCTCATgctaactatttatttttgggtGATTACGTTGATCGAGGCAAGCAAAGTCTAGAAACCATATGTCTTCTCCTggcatataaaataaaatatccagagaattttttcatattgagAGGGAACCATGAATGTGCTTCTATAAATCGAATATATGGCTTCTATGACGAGTGTAAAAGAAGATTTAATGTTAGGTTATGGAAGACGTTTACAGAATGCTTTAACTGCCTGCCTGTGGCAGCTCTGGTTGATGAAAAAATTCTGTGCATGCATGGAGGTTTGTCTCCTGACCTGAATAATTTGGACCAAATTAGAAATATGTCAAGACCAACAGATGTACCAGACGCCGGCTTGCTCTGTGATCTTTTGTGGTCTGATCCCAGTAAAGATGTTCAAGGTTGGGGAATGAACGACAGGGGTGTTTCATTTACTTTTGGTGCTGACAAGGTGACAGAGTTTCTTCAGAAACATGATTTGGATCTCATTTGTCGTGCACATCAGGTTCTTACTGTTTCATTTctgagtttagtttttttttttttttttataaaaaaagataaacagaagaaaaatatcaattttataccTCTCTAAACTTTGGgaattttgtcaattaaaattgataactaataattatatcaatttaaagcctatacttttgcaattttatcAATGTACACTctttcatatttgtcaaacAAATATCTTGTGGAACTtgtaatttgtattaattaaactcCTAAATTTTTGTTAGCGAATCAATTTAGACTCTTCTTTATGACTGCCTTCAAAAATCATCCATCCATCAGTTCTCAAACATGCATGAACTTTAAATGTTGACTTCATAGAATGGTTGATTATGTGTGGATGATTCTCAAAGTAAATTCTCACTAAGAGTAATGTTTAGGAGTTTAATTGATGCAATTACAAGTCTTAACATGGTGTTTTTCCAAATGAAACATGCTGGAAGATGTAAGTTGACACTACTTATAAAAGTTAAGTGTTTTAGTGGTTGTCaaacacttttgtttttttcaaaatgactttttttttaaattaaacacttgagAATGTATTCCAAACATTGATACAACCCCAATTTTAGGAACATAAATtgtattttccaaaaaaagagaagttgTAGCTTTAACTTGCGGTGAACTATGCGTAGAATGAGTGAAATTTCAGTTGGTGAAAGTACCGAGTTCTCTTCTCATTTTAGTCCAGTTTATAGAAATAAGGTTTCTTGTAAATTCTCTACTGATTGGAGATTGCAATATTTACTACTAGCTTCCTTCCAGAATTTTTCTTGTGCTAAGAATGATGGATGTGGGTTTCTATCTCTTTTTGAGCTTCTAAGCTTTTAACTAGtcattacttttatatataggTTGTGGAGGATGGATATGAGTTCTTCGCAAATCGTCAActtgtaactattttttcagCCCCTAATTACTGTGGAGAGTTTGATAATGCTGGTGCCATGATGAGTGTGGACGAGACGCTTATGTGTTCATTTCAAATACTAAAGCCTGCGGATAAGAAGCCTAAGTTGAACTTTGGAAGCACTACCACCACAAAGCCTGGAAATCCTCCAGCAGGGGTTAAGGTAAACAtaacatttaaagaaaaagtactCTTTTCTAAGGTTGGATTTCTAGTCGTTCactttgtttggttttttaatttataatgtttGTGACCACTCTTAGCTTTATTCATTTTTGGACGGTTCAAAAAAGTATGGAGGATTTTGGGAGCAAGGGTTGGAATCTACCTAGTGACCAACCACCTACTTAggatattaaaatttcataatttccTAATAAccaaatgttgtaggattAACTATTGTGTgagtaaaaagaatatataagtATCTTTTGGCATGAATAATGAAGGTTAACTAATAGTTAGGACAGTGAGAACGTATTGCTATCCAGTATCCATCTAGTTTTGCGGTCAAGTCTTTCTATCATGTTTATAAGTTCTATCACATGTTCCTTAGCTTTTCTGTATCCTATGTTCATACTTGCTTGTTGCTCATGGCATTTCGACTTACTATTTTCTTATGATCGTTTTGTTTATAGCAGTCCTTCCTTGGTACAAAAGCTTGACTTGGTGAGGCAAGGAGGTCTCTTGCGGCCAGTTGAGTCTACAAAACTTGGAAGTTTTAACTTTTGGAGGAAACTCTAGGATCGATCATTTGATTCTAAACTTGAATgttgaaaattgtaaaaaaacaaaaaggaaaaaaattgtaaggtgaactttaaaatgattacaaaatattgttatcCTCGATACAAATTCGAGTTATTGAAGGTGGTAGGCTGCAAATACTTGCCCATCTTCCTTGTACACTAATTGGCAGCGCCATCAGTGCTATTGGCGCTACGGGTTTACTGTATGTGTTGGACATTTAATTGTgcgttttctttctcttttctggTTCATCAAGATGTTCTTCATTTTGCTCTTTTATTCATTGTGGCTGCAAACAACGGCCAATCTCCATTGTATCATGATGCATCCGTTGCTGCTTCATCATATCCATCttgttaggtaaaaaaaaattttctccttttggTATTACGGGTTTCCtcaataatttgtttattcaCAGCCATGTCTTGGTGGTTTGTGGTGAAAAAAGCTCTTTTGTTATATGCTTTTACTGTTTAGTGAGTAAATTTCAACATTCAagtttcaatttcataaaattgtaGCTTGATATTGTTATTTCGTgattgtaacttttttttttctttttcttaagcATTGGTTCTTTCTGGTTATgttagttttacttttatttgtgAGCATTGTTTTTACTTGCTTGGTTTGTATATGTCGTagttttttaacattttttttattgttttggtttaattttgagTGAGCTATTGGGCAAAATCTTGTACAATATGTATGTTGGTTTGTGgctaattttataatttcgtCTTGAAGAGAtgctaaattttcaaatatatgatttaatttaatagatCAAAGGTTTAAAGTTGGGGCAGTTATAAGAGTAAAGCAATGGGAATGTCTAAACGAGTTTAGCTCTGACACTAAGTTGAAAGTTTAACTTCTTGAGAAATTATCAGTTTCGTTCAGGAAATATAactttgaatatttgtttagGAAATAGAAGTTCTGAATACTATCTTTAATATGCATAATCTTTAAATATGAGTTTTGAATTAAGAcattgaaatttcatttaataccATATCTTCAAACATGTTTTAAATGTGTGGCAATGAAATTATGACCATAATTAATGggtatgtttgttttgaagttCTATGAtgtgaaatttattttgtagggTTTACATTTTTTACAGGTCGGTTGCATAAATGGTAGCCAAATTCAAAGTAATAGCATCTCTATTAGTACAAACTAAagtaattgtaaatatattgcAGGTATCAgcttttaaccattttaaaaattgactTTTCAAACCCTACAAGAATAGAGGATCTTCCAATGTCGAAAAGCGTCAGCATATATACCCAAACACGtcggaaaaaaatatttttgtgtatGTAGTGTCACCGAAAAACAAATCAAGAATACTGTGTTGGGGGAGGAATGTTCGAGGCACAGACGAAAACGTATCAAGAATTCCTTTCTCCCGACATTGGAAATCTCACGTCCCATCCTAGTGTCGGAAGAAAGGGACATCCGATGTGGCATTGGAAACAGCTTCCTCGACATTatgcttattttaattttttttttttcaatggttatgttcaacttttttttatcctaaggtgttttttttagtttcgatttgatttaaatttaataaagttttcaaacacaaaattaatagaatcaaGTACGTCTTGTTCACGTATTGTTGAATCATTAAAACACCAAATtgtcatttataaaattagaaaataaatccaATGGTTCGAACAATTAcatagagaaaagaaaaaaaaatacataatctCTTATTGCCCCGAATGTCATCTTCGAACAAGTCCACACCtacaataaaatgaaagtaaatttatCTATGACTGATAACAAacatctaaaaatttaaaaagtacgTATCCAAGTTCAATGTCCTTTATGTGTCAGagtcattttctcaatcatcttcttcatttcttccatttttcagaCATGCATCTCCGACGCtcttctttgttcttcaaTCAATCGTTTAGTTTCTGCAAgcatatttatttgtttttcaatcttAAATTGCGAGCACTCAAGACTAGTTCTTAGTTCAGTAACCTCTCTAGAGTGCATTTCTTGAATTGTTGAATTCAATGCACTTCTACACCCTTCCGCAACTTAGGCTTTGGGAACACTAGACCGACATGTGCATCCCGTGGAGCACCATACTAATATATGCATCATTTAGGGGCATTAGACTGATAGGTGCATCCTGCAGAGCACTAAACTGTTagttttatcaaactttattgtataaatttaatttggatatgattcaaaattaatttatgagagataaaatatttgaatgaattcaaatattaatttaatgtggattggattcaaattcaaattcaaattattagttatgacataaatttatatttgaatataattcaaatttaacttaaattaaatataaaatatttaatttagttattaattaatcagatgattgattaatattttagtttaacattatttaattaaatttgatttgattaaattaatataaaactataagatatttgagatatatttattaaacaagaTTGGaatgaaatattgtttaattaattattaactaattaattaatgattgattaataaaatctcattATTCTCTTCTACTCCCTTTCTTATTCCAAGAAGGaaagagttataaatatttagaagaaaacaatattatttaatgaattaatcaagaaaaacagtttctctaaatgttttttcatCGCAGTTGGATTCCACAAATCAATCTTATCTCATAGAATAAGAAGGTCTATGATGGGTGGTATCCCAATTTGAAGATTTACtttgtagattcagagacATTAAACAAGtaagtttttatttctctaatctataattagaaagcaTGCCAAACATTTAAGtcttaataaaagaaactagtttcttaattatttttgtaatgtactggtattttgggattcccaaattaatttgaggaatgattctataaaatatttcgACGTTAATCGACAGAGAGGAAGACGTCAGAGCTTCAGCTGTGGATTTTTAGGTGGACAAAAGCTAACGATTTTTGGGTTGTTTATGGCAGCTCTGACATTCGTTTCAACAGCTTCGCAACGAGTATAACTGTGGTTTTCAAGCTGTTAGAGGTTGGTTTAGTCGTGGGCTCTTCTTAGGGAGCCGACACAAGAGACAAACACAGTGAAAAAGAGTTTTTCTTGCAAGCAAGAGAGGAGAAAAGTGGGCCGACGGAGAGGAAGACGTCGGATTTTTCACGTTAGCGACAATATGAAAATCCTAAAGTCTCTGATAAGAGGAGTGAAGAAAATCCAAGtatgaaaactttgaagggATGAGCTGTAAGCTCTAATAGTTTATgcaaaagtttgattttgatagGTGTTAACTGTGTGTTGggagtttgattttaattataggGTATTTGTGGTTTCTTTAGTAATTGTATTtatgattcaattttttagttagGTAAGGACATCTAAGACATTGTtccaacaattattttttcatattttttattttgctattttaccaatttaaataaaaaattgccatttatcaaataaaccTTCAATAtagatttatcaaatatattttgttggccttaaaaaactatttagatttggatacAGAACCTAAATTATCGTGTAGTCAAATCTGACCTTGTATTaaagatcatgtaccaaatatattatgtgcATGTTGatgaagcattttttttttgtatttttagtgTGTTAAGACTTTTTTGTAGGGGTGAAATCGGATTGGGTtgggagacattctcaacccaacccatatttttggGTTAGCAACCCGAATAACcccaaatttagtttttaatccaacccaactcaaccaagaaaatatgagttgagttgggttgtatatataattttttttttccgttttctagtttctaatagtcataaaagtttgaaatataaataattacatttaaatttcaaacatacataattcaaactttcatacaataaattcaagatttgtatatctctaattttttttaaatttattaaaataatatatatatattatattaattcggtttgggttgggttgaactGAAATTTTTCAACTCTCCAATCCGAGACCCAACttaacccaaaaaaattaaatttttttaacccaacccatattttaacTTAACCTAACCTTTATAATATGAGTTAGGTTGTTCGGgttcaatttatatttgtatattcctactttttttgttttcattgtaaatattttgtcttccatttaaaaaaatctctatttttttttacaatattgaataaaatgtAACGTCGGatgagaaagaaggaaaaaggaaaaaataaaagatgaaaaaaaaaggaaaaaggaaaaaggaaaaaaagcgCTGAAAAACCCTGAATGGGGTGGTACCGGCCAGGGGCATCGTCCTTCACTGTCCTAAAACCCTACTTTCTCTATAACTCTTTAACCACTCCCAAACTCACCAATAGATCTTCTTCGATCGCAGTCATGACGACCAAGTCCGTGGGTGAATCAGATGTTGGCATACTCAGTTACATTTCTTCTCTCCCTGGCTTTCGCGGCATTCTCAAGCAAAGGTCTCAGCTTCTTACCCCCATGCATGCCCTTCATTTCTCAGGGATGCTATAACGCTCAATCCAATTTCGTACTATCTGCTTGATTGTATTGAAGATAAGGGTCAACTCTTAGAATGTGAAATGAAATGTTGAGAGTAAATTTAACTTATGAAACCGTTTTTCTGAATTGATAACAAAATCAGAATGAATGAGACCAAAATGGTAACTTCAACTGCCAATTGTTGTTATGAATTGGTCGACGTAACTGGCACCATGGGAATGTTCTTATGGTTTCATTGCCAGAGATTTTTTGTGGCCGTAATCTGTTCGGAGGagtgttttttttcctatcccacttttgttgttttatcatttattaatgaagTTTCTGATTCCTCAGATAAAAAGGTTCGGTAGTAATGTGTCCATCGTATAGCATCTGTTGTTTGTTCTCGTTCTATTCTTGGAGTGGGAAATAGAGCAGTGAGCCTTTAGGTTGTTGTAGGAATGCTAATAGCAAATAGTATCATTCAACTATATTCTCATAAGGTTTGGATAAAGCCTAAAGGGAcaatttttactttgtttttaagATTTGAAGAAACTTTTACTCAACGATCCAGCTgtaagacatttttttaaagcttttaGAACCCTATCATTGTAAATTCATCCTTTTTTGGTTTCGATACAGGTATTCTGATTTCATTGTGAATGAAGTTGACACTGATGGAAATGTTGTTCATTTGACGTCATTGGATGCTCCTCCAGAGGTGGTGAAGTTGAATTTCTGTGTTTGTATTGGATGCCTTAGATGTTGATTTCCTTCTTTTGCGTGAACATTTATggtaattttaattcttttgaggCTTCAGATTGTTTCGGAAAGCGGACCAACGATAGTCCACAGTACAAGCCAGAGTTATGCTTCTGAAATTGAATTGTTTAGATCTCTAGCTGGTGATTCTGATGCTGagattttggaaatttttcTTAAGCAAATCAATTCTGGCGTGAATGATGACATTTTGCCTATTGTATTCTCCCCTGATACAGACAAAACTCATCGAACGGTTAGCTCTAAGACCTTGTTTGTTAATGTATTTGCACATTTATTTTTGCGTATCGTGCATTTGTTGATTCCGAGTAACAACCAGTGCAGGACatcatctctttcttcttttagctCATCTTTAGATTATTCCTTTAGTTTTTAACTAAAACTGTCCATTGTGGTACAGATATCTATATCTATTTTCAatgctaaatattttaattttgctcAAAGTGTAACTTCTCTTACCATTCAGTCAGATTGAACAACTAAACAAAGAcatatctttgtttttcatcACCATATACTTTACTCTTTAAAATTGCGGTTTTCAGGCTGTCCacaatttctttaagaaatttaagttCCTTGTGACCGATACTATTGATGGGCCAGATTCTTCATCAAAATGTGTCCGTGTGAGGGTGGATTCAGGGGCACAGAATAACCGAGGTCGTTTCTCTAAGAAACGGAAAGAAAGGGGCGATAAACCCTTTGATAGTAGAGGTTCGGACAACTGGCCTGAACATGTTGGCAAGTTTCTCAGGTAaggtattttcttctttttagtaGTTCTGCTTGCTTTGGACTTGCTTCTGCCTTCTTATTCATAATTTTACATTTcgaataagaaaatatttatactttggTCTTAACGTCTACATctgaattgaattgaagtaCTAAATATGAACCGTCTTCCAAAAGTTTTGCATCTTTCTCACTGAAAATTTTTGTTACGAGCAAAACAGCCAGTTTGTGCTCTTGCTTTGTCTTGATATAAATGCTTAATGACTTTTTCTAACAAGAGGTTAAATGGTCCTTTTGCTATTGGGAAGT
This genomic interval carries:
- the LOC101211261 gene encoding serine/threonine-protein phosphatase PP1 isozyme 2 isoform X2, yielding MDPSLLDDIINRLLEVRGRVGKQVQLSESEIRQLCQFSREIFLQQPNLLELEAPIKICGDIHGQYSDLLRLFEYGGLPPHANYLFLGDYVDRGKQSLETICLLLAYKIKYPENFFILRGNHECASINRIYGFYDECKRRFNVRLWKTFTECFNCLPVAALVDEKILCMHGGLSPDLNNLDQIRNMSRPTDVPDAGLLCDLLWSDPSKDVQGWGMNDRGVSFTFGADKVTEFLQKHDLDLICRAHQVVEDGYEFFANRQLVTIFSAPNYCGEFDNAGAMMSVDETLMCSFQILKPADKKPKLNFGSTTTTKPGNPPAGVKSFLGTKA
- the LOC101211261 gene encoding serine/threonine-protein phosphatase PP1 isozyme 2 isoform X1, coding for MDPSLLDDIINRLLEVRGRVGKQVQLSESEIRQLCQFSREIFLQQPNLLELEAPIKICGDIHGQYSDLLRLFEYGGLPPHANYLFLGDYVDRGKQSLETICLLLAYKIKYPENFFILRGNHECASINRIYGFYDECKRRFNVRLWKTFTECFNCLPVAALVDEKILCMHGGLSPDLNNLDQIRNMSRPTDVPDAGLLCDLLWSDPSKDVQGWGMNDRGVSFTFGADKVTEFLQKHDLDLICRAHQVVEDGYEFFANRQLVTIFSAPNYCGEFDNAGAMMSVDETLMCSFQILKPADKKPKLNFGSTTTTKPGNPPAGVKQSFLGTKA